A single Verrucomicrobiaceae bacterium DNA region contains:
- a CDS encoding PH domain-containing protein, with product MSIDDNTTPTSAAETLLWTGHTSQWVHFWFYFFCVLLAVAAGVAIPFTAGLSAIGFVLPIGMWIVRWWATKCTAYELTSQRLRIRSGILNRRLDEMELYRVKDYAMEQPLMLRMFGLGNLTLITSDATNPNVAMRAIPQVETVREQLRAAVQSERDRKRVREMDVGTDPHPV from the coding sequence ATGTCCATCGACGACAACACCACTCCCACGTCCGCTGCTGAAACACTCCTCTGGACCGGTCACACGTCACAGTGGGTGCATTTTTGGTTCTACTTCTTCTGTGTGCTGCTCGCGGTAGCTGCTGGGGTGGCCATCCCATTCACTGCGGGGCTTTCTGCCATCGGTTTTGTGCTGCCGATCGGCATGTGGATCGTGCGCTGGTGGGCGACGAAATGCACGGCCTATGAGCTGACCAGCCAGCGTCTGCGCATCCGCAGCGGCATCCTCAATCGCCGCCTCGATGAGATGGAGCTCTACCGCGTGAAGGACTACGCCATGGAGCAGCCGCTGATGCTGCGCATGTTTGGCCTGGGGAATCTCACCCTCATCACCTCAGATGCGACGAATCCCAACGTGGCCATGCGTGCCATCCCACAGGTGGAAACGGTCCGTGAGCAACTCCGCGCTGCCGTGCAAAGCGAGCGTGATCGCAAACGCGTCCGCGAAATGGATGTGGGCACCGATCCGCATCCAGTGTGA
- a CDS encoding TIM barrel protein, whose product MTPTPASRRRFLELAALTATSALTGTARAAAEKKEPFKISLAEWSLNKGIFGKGNAERHTHLDFCKIARSLGIDGVEYVNQMFFDKAADAAYLAEMKKRQEGEGVKGLLIMCDREGNLGDPDAAKRTLAIENHYKWLDAAATLGCHSIRVNAASDAKLSWDEQMKLAADGLHRLSVEGDKRGLFVVVENHGGLSSNGKWLTGVMKAADHARVGILPDFGNFYTDRNKGELYNPYLGLREFMPWVKKGMSAKAYDWDTGAGKFYTEDRREGREMTLDFERLIRIVHAAGYDGYIGIEYEGDKHTEIEGIKRTKQALDEIKALL is encoded by the coding sequence ATGACTCCTACACCTGCCTCCCGCCGCCGCTTCCTCGAGCTCGCTGCTCTCACTGCCACCTCCGCGCTCACGGGCACTGCTAGGGCTGCTGCGGAGAAAAAAGAGCCCTTCAAAATCTCACTCGCCGAGTGGTCGCTGAACAAGGGCATCTTCGGCAAAGGCAATGCCGAGCGGCACACGCACCTGGACTTCTGCAAGATCGCTCGCAGCCTCGGCATCGACGGGGTGGAGTATGTGAACCAGATGTTTTTCGATAAAGCCGCCGATGCAGCCTACCTCGCTGAAATGAAGAAGCGCCAGGAAGGCGAGGGCGTGAAGGGCCTCCTCATCATGTGCGACCGCGAGGGCAATCTGGGCGACCCCGATGCTGCGAAGCGCACCCTGGCCATCGAGAACCACTACAAATGGCTCGATGCCGCTGCCACTCTGGGCTGCCACAGCATCCGTGTGAATGCCGCCAGCGATGCCAAACTGAGCTGGGATGAGCAAATGAAGCTCGCAGCAGATGGTCTTCATCGACTGAGTGTCGAGGGGGATAAGCGCGGCCTCTTTGTCGTCGTCGAAAACCACGGTGGACTCTCCAGCAATGGCAAATGGCTCACCGGCGTCATGAAAGCCGCAGATCATGCCCGCGTCGGCATCTTACCAGACTTCGGGAATTTCTACACCGACCGGAACAAAGGCGAGCTCTACAATCCCTACCTCGGTCTGCGTGAATTCATGCCATGGGTGAAGAAGGGCATGAGCGCCAAAGCCTACGATTGGGACACTGGCGCGGGCAAATTCTACACAGAAGACCGCCGCGAAGGCCGCGAGATGACGCTCGACTTCGAGCGTCTTATCCGCATCGTCCACGCGGCTGGATACGATGGTTACATCGGCATCGAATACGAAGGCGACAAACACACCGAGATCGAAGGCATCAAGCGCACCAAGCAAGCGCTCGATGAGATCAAAGCGCTGCTCTGA
- a CDS encoding FMN-binding protein has translation MKTASLLHSARLLTLRLWRVGMLIVAVVLLQRAQSVQRGADAALTVERVRDFFPTAAVLEPVADRAAVRDASGITLGYVMRTAPLSDDIIGYSGSTDTLIALDMNRRIIGLRVLRSGDTSDHIAEVVRERSFFEQFKNKKTDEVIALQPDAVSGATLTSSAIAEGVQRRVGRSAESSLRFPDAITLEEVRRIEPQAASLRAQGTRMAVLNAKGHLIAIALRTAPASDGVVGYKGPSDTLLLLEPDGITLRHIALRRSFDTEAYVGYVTGDAAYLKTFDGKTMRQIAEMDFAKEGVEGVSGATQTSYGVAEGLRVRARAYVKETESQKPWWQLIRWRWQDVGHAVVIAAALVMAFTRLRGVAWCRHLHHALLVLYGGFFAGEMLSQGLLVGWAGSAAPWRSAAGLVALAVVALLGPVFTAKQLYCHHICPHGALQQLVARRLRWQWHPSRQMEQVLSAVPFVLLAFIFFVALRGLGVDLNALEPFDAYLFRIAGWSSLALAICGLLWATITPLAYCRYGCPTGALFKLLRHTGAADHFSPRDLLVLIVLAIGFWLV, from the coding sequence ATGAAAACTGCGTCTCTGCTGCACTCTGCCCGCCTACTCACGCTGCGCCTCTGGCGTGTGGGAATGCTGATCGTAGCCGTGGTGCTGCTCCAGCGTGCGCAGAGTGTGCAGCGCGGTGCAGATGCCGCGCTAACGGTGGAGCGTGTGCGTGACTTTTTCCCCACCGCAGCGGTTTTGGAGCCTGTAGCGGATAGAGCTGCGGTGCGTGATGCCAGTGGCATCACGCTTGGCTATGTGATGCGCACCGCGCCTCTCTCCGATGACATCATCGGCTACTCGGGCTCTACGGATACCCTCATCGCTCTGGACATGAATCGCCGCATCATCGGCCTCCGGGTGCTGCGCAGCGGGGATACGAGTGACCACATCGCGGAAGTCGTGCGAGAGCGCAGCTTCTTTGAGCAGTTCAAAAACAAAAAGACGGATGAAGTCATCGCCTTGCAGCCGGATGCAGTCTCCGGCGCTACATTGACGAGCAGCGCCATCGCCGAGGGCGTGCAGCGCCGTGTGGGACGCAGCGCAGAGTCCTCCCTGCGCTTCCCCGATGCGATCACGCTGGAGGAGGTGCGCCGTATCGAGCCCCAAGCCGCATCGCTGCGTGCGCAAGGCACCCGCATGGCGGTGCTGAATGCAAAAGGCCACCTCATCGCCATCGCACTACGCACCGCACCAGCGAGCGATGGTGTGGTGGGCTATAAAGGCCCCAGTGATACGCTGCTGCTGCTGGAGCCAGATGGCATCACCCTGCGCCACATCGCCCTGCGGCGGAGTTTCGATACAGAGGCCTACGTAGGCTATGTGACGGGCGATGCGGCCTACCTAAAGACATTTGATGGCAAAACGATGCGCCAGATCGCAGAGATGGATTTCGCCAAGGAAGGCGTGGAAGGCGTCTCCGGCGCGACCCAGACGAGCTATGGCGTGGCCGAGGGACTGCGAGTGCGTGCGCGTGCGTATGTAAAAGAGACTGAATCGCAGAAGCCGTGGTGGCAGCTCATCCGCTGGCGCTGGCAGGATGTGGGGCATGCGGTGGTGATCGCCGCAGCGCTGGTGATGGCTTTTACTCGACTGCGCGGTGTGGCGTGGTGCCGGCATCTGCATCATGCGCTGCTGGTGCTGTATGGGGGCTTCTTTGCCGGGGAAATGCTCAGTCAGGGGCTACTGGTAGGCTGGGCGGGCAGCGCCGCACCTTGGCGCAGCGCGGCGGGGCTCGTGGCGCTAGCAGTCGTGGCACTACTCGGACCGGTCTTCACAGCGAAGCAGCTCTATTGCCACCATATCTGCCCACACGGAGCCCTACAGCAGCTCGTGGCCCGCCGCCTACGCTGGCAATGGCATCCGAGCCGACAGATGGAGCAAGTGCTGAGTGCTGTGCCTTTTGTGCTGCTGGCGTTCATCTTCTTCGTCGCGCTGCGTGGACTGGGAGTGGACTTGAATGCGCTGGAGCCCTTTGACGCGTATCTTTTCCGCATCGCGGGCTGGTCGAGCCTAGCCCTAGCCATATGTGGCCTGCTATGGGCGACCATCACCCCCCTCGCCTACTGCCGCTACGGCTGCCCCACGGGCGCTCTCTTCAAGCTCCTGCGACATACCGGAGCCGCAGATCACTTCAGCCCACGCGACCTCCTCGTCCTGATCGTCCTAGCCATCGGTTTCTGGCTCGTTTGA
- a CDS encoding nuclear transport factor 2 family protein, which yields MTSPRENALQLIHTYYATFNSGDRAAFLRLLADDVAHDINQGGCEVGKAAFEAFLQRMDRCYREQVVDLVVFADESGSRGAAEFFIEGEYLSTDDGLPPATGQRYRLRVGAFFELKGSLVARITNYYNLEEWLRQVGAV from the coding sequence ATGACCAGCCCACGCGAAAACGCTCTCCAGCTCATCCACACTTACTACGCCACCTTCAACTCTGGCGACCGTGCCGCCTTCCTCCGCCTCCTGGCCGATGATGTGGCGCACGACATCAATCAAGGCGGCTGTGAGGTGGGGAAAGCGGCCTTTGAGGCCTTCCTCCAGCGCATGGACCGCTGCTATCGCGAGCAAGTCGTCGATCTCGTCGTCTTTGCCGATGAAAGCGGCTCACGCGGCGCGGCGGAGTTTTTCATCGAAGGCGAATACCTCTCCACCGATGACGGACTGCCGCCTGCTACGGGCCAGCGCTACCGCCTACGTGTTGGGGCATTCTTTGAGCTGAAGGGTAGCCTCGTGGCCCGCATCACGAACTACTACAATCTAGAGGAATGGCTGCGCCAAGTCGGGGCGGTGTGA
- a CDS encoding iron-containing alcohol dehydrogenase, whose product MPFTYLFYGTLSRVGELAREYGGSRVLVVSDPGIVTAGYTERASGFLREAGLAVEIFGQVRENPSTEDVDACVKVAREFGADFIIGLGGGSSMDTAKGCNFILTNCGRIHDYWGTGKATKPMLPIIAIPTTAGTGSECQSYALISDAETHVKMACGDPKAAAKAAILDPELTVSQPQRVTVCTGIDAISHALETAVTKKRNALSMLYSREGFRLCHAGFPRVLRNPKDTEARGMMLLGAAYAGIAIENSMLGAAHSCANPLTALFHVTHGDAVGVMLPHVIRFNAQQPEIAAIYESYFDGDLADRVSELLWEAQMPRTITEHGVKLENLRDLAEMAAKQWTAQFNPRLPSVEDFVELYRSALG is encoded by the coding sequence GTGCCCTTTACTTATTTATTTTATGGCACGCTTTCACGCGTCGGTGAGCTTGCGCGGGAGTATGGCGGCTCACGGGTGCTGGTGGTGAGTGATCCGGGCATCGTGACGGCGGGTTACACGGAGCGTGCTTCGGGCTTTTTGAGGGAGGCGGGTCTGGCGGTCGAGATTTTCGGCCAGGTGCGGGAAAATCCGAGCACGGAGGATGTGGATGCTTGTGTGAAGGTGGCGCGGGAGTTTGGCGCGGACTTCATCATCGGCCTTGGTGGCGGCAGCAGCATGGACACGGCGAAGGGCTGCAACTTCATCCTCACCAACTGCGGTCGCATTCACGACTACTGGGGCACCGGCAAGGCCACGAAGCCCATGCTGCCGATCATCGCCATCCCAACGACGGCAGGCACCGGCAGCGAGTGCCAGAGCTATGCGCTCATCTCCGATGCCGAAACGCATGTCAAAATGGCCTGCGGCGATCCCAAAGCTGCTGCGAAGGCCGCCATCCTCGATCCTGAGCTGACGGTGTCGCAGCCGCAACGTGTGACCGTTTGCACCGGCATCGACGCCATCTCGCATGCGCTGGAAACGGCCGTCACGAAGAAACGCAATGCCCTCAGCATGCTTTACTCGCGCGAGGGCTTCCGCCTTTGCCATGCAGGCTTCCCGCGTGTGCTGCGGAACCCAAAAGACACCGAGGCACGCGGCATGATGCTCCTCGGCGCGGCCTACGCGGGTATCGCCATCGAAAACAGCATGCTAGGAGCCGCTCACTCCTGCGCGAATCCACTCACCGCCCTCTTCCACGTCACGCACGGCGATGCCGTGGGCGTCATGCTGCCGCACGTCATCCGTTTCAATGCCCAGCAGCCCGAAATCGCCGCCATTTACGAATCCTACTTCGACGGCGATCTCGCCGACCGCGTGAGCGAACTGCTCTGGGAAGCCCAAATGCCCCGCACCATCACCGAGCACGGCGTGAAGCTCGAAAACCTCCGCGACCTCGCCGAAATGGCCGCGAAACAGTGGACCGCCCAGTTCAATCCGCGCCTGCCGAGTGTGGAGGACTTTGTGGAGCTGTATCGCTCGGCGTTGGGATGA
- a CDS encoding transposase, with product MKTKIILNSTTTPASVHDSQVFEGLLDDKDQAVLADSAYHSEEHEAHLIKINAQEFLMRKATRGHPLSEKEMRANHTISRMRVR from the coding sequence TTGAAAACCAAGATCATCCTGAACTCCACCACCACGCCCGCCAGCGTGCACGACAGTCAGGTGTTTGAAGGACTGCTTGATGACAAAGATCAGGCCGTGCTCGCCGACTCGGCCTATCACAGCGAGGAGCACGAGGCGCATCTCATCAAGATCAACGCGCAGGAGTTCCTGATGCGCAAAGCCACGCGAGGCCACCCGTTGAGCGAGAAAGAAATGCGCGCCAACCATACGATCAGCCGGATGCGTGTGAGGTAG
- a CDS encoding transposase: MKRYRKTERGGGLFSAIEHEQAVAAKTLGILKLRDVISWESFRPLLEDLTGYATRDWTKGGKPPFDPVLMFKVLVLQKFHGLSDDDTEEQFFDRTSFKAFLGLRIGDDIPDAKTLWDFKQRIEEDGREGGRKLFDTFGQMLESKGIVAREGSIVDASFTEAPRQRNSREANQRIKQGERPEEFDENPRRGPPERQRSTLDEEEQRVALRLEEPCEGRLENQDHPELHHHARQRARQSGV, encoded by the coding sequence ATGAAGCGCTACCGCAAGACAGAACGAGGCGGCGGACTGTTCTCCGCCATTGAACATGAGCAGGCCGTCGCCGCCAAAACCCTCGGCATCCTCAAGCTGCGCGACGTTATCTCTTGGGAAAGTTTCCGCCCGCTGCTCGAAGATCTCACTGGCTACGCCACCCGCGACTGGACCAAGGGCGGCAAGCCCCCGTTCGACCCGGTGCTGATGTTCAAAGTCCTTGTGCTACAGAAGTTCCACGGCCTCAGCGACGACGACACCGAGGAGCAATTCTTTGACCGCACCAGTTTTAAAGCCTTCCTCGGTCTGCGCATCGGCGACGACATCCCCGACGCCAAAACACTCTGGGACTTCAAGCAACGCATCGAAGAGGACGGTCGCGAAGGCGGTCGCAAACTCTTCGACACCTTCGGCCAGATGCTCGAAAGCAAAGGCATCGTCGCGCGAGAAGGCAGCATCGTGGACGCCAGCTTCACGGAAGCCCCACGCCAGCGCAACAGCCGCGAGGCGAACCAGCGCATCAAGCAGGGCGAACGCCCTGAAGAGTTCGACGAGAACCCCCGCCGTGGGCCGCCAGAAAGACAGCGAAGCACGCTGGACGAAGAAGAACAACGAGTCGCACTACGGCTGGAAGAACCATGTGAAGGCCGACTTGAAAACCAAGATCATCCTGAACTCCACCACCACGCCCGCCAGCGTGCACGACAGTCAGGTGTTTGA
- a CDS encoding transposase, which yields MPNHVHVLFTLRDEEPLPDTMQGWKGVSSRFIHQTGLSALNPFWQPDDFDRLIRSPEHFSTVKACIRENPAKAGLKTGFVLWERN from the coding sequence ATGCCCAATCACGTCCACGTCCTCTTCACGCTCCGCGATGAAGAACCCCTCCCCGACACGATGCAAGGCTGGAAAGGCGTTTCGAGCCGTTTCATCCACCAAACCGGCCTCAGCGCCCTGAATCCCTTCTGGCAGCCCGATGACTTCGACCGCCTCATCCGCAGTCCCGAGCACTTCAGCACCGTGAAGGCCTGCATTCGTGAAAATCCGGCCAAAGCGGGTTTGAAGACGGGTTTCGTTCTTTGGGAGCGAAACTAG
- a CDS encoding sugar phosphate isomerase/epimerase → MHFASELAEPDLDEEIEFSFLVAKALGCTGVTTERNAILAARVAPFADKHKIWVGLHNHTNNLPDIDKFDFILDLGQYIGFNLDIGHYVAGTKGKSPIPVLEKYHNRITNLHLKDRTADGGNVPWGQGQTPIKEVLQLMKKEKWTFPAEIELEYKIPEGSTAVAEVKKCVQYCREALA, encoded by the coding sequence ATGCACTTCGCAAGCGAGCTTGCCGAGCCCGATCTGGATGAGGAGATCGAGTTCAGCTTCCTCGTGGCCAAGGCTCTGGGCTGCACCGGCGTGACCACCGAGCGCAATGCCATCCTCGCTGCGCGTGTGGCACCCTTTGCGGACAAACACAAGATCTGGGTCGGCCTCCACAACCACACGAACAACCTGCCGGACATAGACAAGTTCGACTTCATCCTGGATCTCGGCCAATACATCGGCTTCAACCTCGACATCGGCCACTACGTCGCCGGCACCAAGGGCAAATCACCGATCCCCGTGCTTGAGAAGTATCACAACCGCATTACGAACCTCCACCTCAAAGACCGCACCGCCGACGGCGGCAACGTCCCTTGGGGTCAAGGCCAGACACCGATCAAGGAAGTGCTTCAGCTCATGAAAAAGGAAAAGTGGACCTTTCCCGCCGAGATCGAGCTCGAATACAAGATCCCCGAAGGCTCCACCGCCGTCGCCGAGGTGAAGAAGTGCGTGCAGTATTGCCGCGAGGCGCTGGCGTGA
- a CDS encoding L,D-transpeptidase yields the protein MSLQQPRIEISISTQRLRLFDGPRLQQEWPCSTSKFGIGSQEGSNKTPLGSFVIREKHGEGAESGTIFKSRQPVGQWTSGMDTKSDFVLTRILWLHGTQSHNANTYQRYIYIHGTNDEKAIGRRDSHGCIRMRNRDVITLFDLVPLSTPVWIGE from the coding sequence ATGAGCCTCCAACAGCCCCGCATCGAAATCAGCATCAGCACCCAGCGACTGCGCCTTTTTGACGGACCGCGCCTCCAGCAAGAATGGCCATGCAGCACCTCCAAGTTCGGCATCGGCAGCCAAGAAGGCAGCAACAAAACCCCCCTCGGCAGCTTCGTCATCCGGGAAAAGCACGGCGAAGGCGCAGAAAGTGGCACCATCTTCAAAAGCCGCCAACCTGTAGGCCAATGGACCTCTGGAATGGATACCAAGTCCGACTTCGTCCTCACCCGCATCCTCTGGCTGCATGGCACCCAGTCCCACAACGCGAACACCTACCAGCGCTACATCTACATCCACGGCACCAACGATGAAAAAGCCATCGGCCGCCGCGACAGTCATGGCTGCATACGAATGCGCAACCGCGACGTCATCACCCTCTTCGACCTCGTACCACTTAGCACGCCAGTCTGGATCGGAGAATGA
- a CDS encoding 50S ribosomal protein L28, translating to MAKVCQITGVGVTRGHHIHRSGKAKKEGGIGRHITKRVKRVILPNLRKKRIWVPELGKFIDVKLTARALKTVNKNGAFKTLKAAGLV from the coding sequence ATGGCTAAAGTCTGTCAAATCACCGGCGTCGGCGTCACTCGCGGCCACCACATTCATCGCAGCGGTAAAGCGAAGAAAGAAGGCGGTATCGGCCGTCACATCACGAAGCGTGTGAAGCGCGTCATCCTCCCAAATCTGCGCAAGAAGCGCATCTGGGTGCCTGAGCTCGGCAAATTCATCGACGTGAAGCTCACGGCCCGTGCTCTGAAGACCGTGAACAAGAACGGTGCTTTCAAGACGCTGAAGGCTGCTGGATTGGTGTAA
- a CDS encoding polysaccharide pyruvyl transferase family protein, with amino-acid sequence MNRRHLLHTALFSAISAAAADKARPPRIILRSSWQTVNIGDIAHTPGVLALLEKHLPEAEIRLWPSKLDNGVAEMLAARFPKLIIISNKTLKQAFEECDFLLHGSGPSLVAQNDVEKWSKATGKPYGIYGITFSAQGSTSTKPSSESALTKTIQIMSGARFVYFRDSTSLALAKAKGCTAPLMDYGPDGAFAVDLADDTKAEAFLQANGLEHGKFLCCIPRLRFTPYWTIPEKKAQRDETKHTRNEAMKEHDCKPLRDAILSVIENTQLKVLLCPEDKTQMAVAKEMLYDKLPAAAQSRVVWRESYWLTDEAISTYRRSAGLFGHEMHSPIMCIGNGIPAIVCRWAEQTSKGLMWRDIGLSDWLFDLDHEDQLAQVANTVLAMAQDPAAAKAKALKARDFVMSRFAASMKVLRSELP; translated from the coding sequence ATGAATCGTCGCCATCTCCTCCACACAGCCCTTTTCTCTGCGATCTCTGCCGCCGCTGCCGATAAAGCACGGCCTCCACGCATCATCCTGCGCTCATCCTGGCAGACGGTGAATATCGGAGACATCGCACACACCCCTGGAGTGCTCGCCTTGCTGGAAAAACACCTGCCAGAGGCCGAAATCCGCCTTTGGCCCTCCAAGCTAGACAACGGCGTCGCGGAGATGCTCGCCGCACGTTTCCCCAAACTCATCATCATCAGTAACAAAACACTGAAGCAGGCTTTTGAGGAATGCGACTTCCTCCTGCACGGCAGCGGCCCCTCACTCGTCGCTCAAAATGATGTCGAAAAGTGGTCCAAAGCCACCGGCAAGCCCTACGGCATCTACGGCATCACCTTCAGCGCCCAGGGCTCCACCTCCACCAAGCCCTCCTCCGAATCCGCGCTCACCAAAACCATCCAAATCATGAGCGGAGCCCGATTCGTCTATTTCCGTGATTCGACTTCTCTCGCACTCGCAAAAGCAAAAGGCTGCACCGCCCCGCTCATGGACTACGGCCCAGATGGAGCCTTCGCCGTCGATTTAGCCGATGACACAAAGGCAGAAGCCTTCCTGCAGGCCAACGGCCTCGAACACGGCAAATTCCTCTGCTGCATCCCCCGCCTACGCTTCACCCCCTACTGGACCATCCCCGAGAAAAAAGCCCAGAGAGACGAAACCAAGCACACCCGCAACGAGGCCATGAAAGAGCACGACTGCAAACCGCTCCGTGACGCCATCCTCAGCGTGATCGAAAACACCCAGCTCAAAGTATTGCTCTGTCCCGAGGACAAAACGCAAATGGCCGTCGCCAAAGAAATGCTCTACGACAAACTCCCCGCAGCAGCGCAATCCCGCGTCGTCTGGCGAGAGAGCTACTGGCTCACCGATGAGGCCATCAGCACCTACCGACGCAGCGCAGGCCTCTTTGGCCATGAAATGCACAGCCCCATCATGTGCATCGGCAATGGCATCCCCGCCATCGTCTGCCGCTGGGCAGAGCAGACCAGCAAAGGCCTCATGTGGCGTGACATCGGCCTCAGCGACTGGCTATTTGACCTCGATCACGAAGACCAACTCGCCCAGGTAGCCAACACCGTACTCGCCATGGCCCAAGACCCCGCCGCCGCGAAGGCCAAAGCCCTGAAAGCACGCGACTTCGTCATGAGCCGCTTCGCTGCGAGCATGAAAGTTCTGCGCAGCGAACTCCCCTAA
- the mazG gene encoding nucleoside triphosphate pyrophosphohydrolase codes for MEDDQNMLQHPDALTRLRYVVHRLRAPGGCPWDMEQTHQTLIPHVIEEAYEVAEAIRSGDPAQICDELGDLLLQPILHAEIASETGAFDLDQMAHGLTEKLIRRHPHVFGTANAATSDAVLTQWDAIKRIEKGTQHEGMLHGTGSGLPALMRGQKLQKKAARVGFDWPDAKPVIDKIREETTELEEAIQSGNAAHIEEEIGDLFFSVVNLARKLGIESESALAAANDKFTRRFHAMEMHLREKGRELGQLSLTEMDEAWDAVKSSE; via the coding sequence ATGGAAGACGATCAAAACATGCTCCAACACCCAGATGCTCTCACTCGCTTGCGCTATGTCGTGCACCGCCTGCGGGCCCCCGGTGGCTGCCCCTGGGACATGGAGCAGACACACCAGACACTCATCCCCCACGTCATCGAGGAGGCCTACGAAGTCGCCGAAGCCATCCGCAGTGGCGATCCAGCCCAGATTTGCGACGAACTCGGCGATCTGCTCCTCCAGCCCATCCTCCATGCCGAAATCGCCTCCGAAACTGGAGCCTTCGATCTCGATCAGATGGCCCACGGACTCACCGAAAAGCTCATCCGCCGCCATCCACACGTCTTTGGCACTGCCAATGCTGCCACCAGCGACGCCGTCCTTACTCAATGGGATGCCATCAAACGCATCGAAAAAGGCACCCAGCACGAAGGCATGCTCCACGGCACAGGCAGCGGTTTACCAGCCCTCATGCGCGGCCAAAAACTCCAAAAAAAAGCCGCCCGTGTCGGCTTCGACTGGCCAGACGCCAAACCCGTCATCGACAAAATCCGCGAGGAAACCACTGAGCTCGAAGAAGCCATCCAAAGCGGCAACGCAGCCCACATCGAAGAGGAAATCGGTGATCTTTTCTTCAGCGTCGTCAATCTCGCCCGCAAGCTCGGCATTGAGTCCGAATCCGCCCTCGCCGCCGCCAATGACAAATTCACCCGCCGCTTCCACGCCATGGAAATGCACCTCCGTGAGAAAGGCCGCGAGCTCGGCCAACTCTCCCTCACCGAGATGGATGAGGCATGGGACGCCGTGAAAAGCAGCGAATAG
- a CDS encoding glucosamine-6-phosphate isomerase, which produces MPRKISHIAPDWWDYTTLDYDLINDAARLTERDLRQLSRPGFKVVMYDTLEDFYLAEALEYIHAWKQATPDNPAGICGPIGPTEQLPLVARLVNDMAISIKDGHFWGMDEWYDEDTKKEVSMDHPLSFEKADRSLCFDRMQKKLCMPDTQLHFPKADVTNYVKSWQSGVRCVVMQGGQGDIKHWAFNDPPKRTGKWKNEPPPPAEFRKLSTRVVDLHPITLAQNARTSGGGNITMVPKMAITVGPKETWMAEKVSIWHAGMHDNPLGQRLTALMISKRLADSSVPMSLLADHPNVQFNYYRGGLGHCEVEMH; this is translated from the coding sequence ATGCCGCGCAAAATCAGCCACATCGCACCGGACTGGTGGGATTACACCACCCTCGATTACGACCTCATCAATGACGCCGCACGGCTCACGGAGCGTGATCTGCGCCAACTCAGCCGCCCTGGGTTTAAAGTCGTCATGTATGACACGCTGGAGGATTTTTATCTGGCGGAGGCGCTGGAGTACATCCACGCCTGGAAGCAGGCCACGCCGGATAATCCTGCGGGCATCTGCGGGCCTATCGGGCCGACGGAGCAGCTCCCGCTAGTGGCACGCCTGGTCAATGACATGGCTATTTCCATCAAGGATGGCCATTTCTGGGGCATGGACGAGTGGTATGATGAGGATACGAAAAAGGAGGTCTCCATGGATCATCCGCTTTCGTTTGAAAAGGCGGACCGCTCGCTCTGCTTTGATCGGATGCAGAAAAAGCTCTGCATGCCGGATACGCAGCTGCATTTCCCGAAGGCGGATGTGACGAATTATGTCAAGAGCTGGCAGAGCGGTGTGCGCTGCGTGGTCATGCAGGGTGGTCAGGGCGACATCAAGCACTGGGCCTTCAATGATCCGCCAAAGCGCACGGGAAAATGGAAGAACGAGCCGCCGCCTCCTGCGGAATTCCGTAAACTAAGCACTCGCGTCGTCGATCTGCACCCGATCACTCTGGCGCAGAATGCACGCACGAGCGGTGGTGGGAATATCACCATGGTGCCGAAGATGGCCATCACCGTGGGGCCGAAGGAGACATGGATGGCTGAGAAGGTGAGCATCTGGCACGCGGGCATGCATGACAATCCGCTGGGCCAGCGCCTCACCGCGCTCATGATTTCGAAGCGTCTAGCGGATAGCTCCGTGCCGATGTCGCTACTCGCTGATCACCCGAATGTGCAGTTCAACTACTACCGCGGCGGCCTCGGCCACTGCGAGGTGGAAATGCACTGA